The bacterium DNA window ATATGGACAGGTTAAAGGTACTATCTCTGTTTTAAGTCCAATTTCCTTGTACCATGTATCCTGCAACTCAAATCCATTAACAATAACTTTTGTATAATGAATAGTATATTTATCATCTGCTGATTCCCAATACGGCTTTGAAATAAAATAAAAAATATAATCACCTGGTTTTTCTAAGGTATATTTTAAAAAATACCCCGTATGCCCATCTTTTTCATTATATCCAGTTACCTTAGTTTCTTTTAATTTGTTTATAAGAGATACTTTATCTCCATTTACAATAACTCCAAATTCTTCTGGTCTTTCCATTGTTATTGTTTGCCCATCAAAAGGATGAGCAAACATAATTTTAACCCCAATTGTACTTTCGTTTTTATTTCCAACATAATCTACATCAGGAATAATCATACCAAAATGCGCAAAACAAATTCCACAAAACAAAAAAACATAAAGAAAAATAAATTTCCTCATTAGAAATCTCCTTATTGTTAATTATAAATTTTACCCATTAAATTATAAAATAAATTTTATTTTTTTCAAAAATTTTGACAGGAACTTTAAAAAATTATAATCTTATAAAAATAATTTTGGCAGTATTCAACAAAAAGGAGAAGAAAATGGGAGAAAAAATAGGAGTTATTCATTACAATACAGGAGATAAAAATTTAGAAGAATTTTTGTCATGGAGCAATAGAAATGATATTGGTTATGTTGAATTACAGAGAAAAGATGTCTGGAATGAAGAAATTAAGACAGATATGGTTGGGAAATTATTGAATAAATATAAAATAAAAATAAGTCAGATAAGTTGTGGAAATGATTTTCTTCAGAAAACAGATGATGAATTTCAAAAGCAGGTAAAAATTGTTGAAACGATGTGTGATATTGTAAAAGAATTGGGATTTAACCATTTAAGAATTGATGGTGGCTGGCCAAAAGAAGGAGTTGAAGAGAAAAATTATAAAAATTTAGTTATGAAAGGAGTTGCAAAAGTTGTTGAAATTGCAGAAAAAAAAGGTTTATATCTTGCTCTTGATAATCATGGAACTGTTACAAATAATTATCTTTTACAATTAGAAATTTTTGAGAATATAAAATCAAAATTTTTAGGAGCAAATCTTGACACAATGAATTATAGATGGTTTGGATATCCTGTTGAAAAATTAACTGAAATATATAAAGCAATTGCTCCTTACGCAATTCATACCCATCTAAAAGATGGAACTGGCTCAAAAGAAAATTATGTAGGAAAGGTTCTTGGAGAAGGAGAAATTCCTGTTATAGAAGCAATAAATATATTAAAAGAAAATGGATATAATGGTGTTTGGTGTATTGAATATGAAGGGAAAGACCAGAATATTGGTTATGAGAAATGTTTTGAGTTTTTAAGAAATTTATTTAAGTAAGATTTGAATAAAAGTTCTATTTATTTTTCGTATTATTATTTCATATAACCTCATCAAGAAACTTCCATGTTTTAAGTTCTTCTATGTTTTCAAAAAAAGCAAATGATGTAAGAGAAACAAGAGTGGAACCAATCACTTTACCACAATTTATATCTGAACAACCAATTGTTTCTAATTCAAAAAAACGCATATCTTCAGAAGAATTAAAAATACTATATGTATCTTCCGCTGAAAAAACCCCCCCTGGTTGTTCATTATCTGCAATGTTAAAATATAATCCATTTTTTGTAGAGGATAGATTTTGTCTTATACATACAATTTTTTGCTCAAAATCAATAAATCCAATTGCTTTTGGGTTAGACTTTCTTTTTATTCCAATCTGTCCTCTTTTCATACCATCAGTTTGATATGTAAATCCCTTTTTATAATAAACAATTTTTTCAATTGGGGGTTCATAAAAATCAAAATTTATGGCATTTTCTGGACTATTAACCAAACAAAATGAAATTGTATTTTCATTAGCATCAAATTGCTCCAGTGTCCATGCAGCAATCAATCCGTTTTCTACTCTAACATCATTAAGTACTTCAAAAGAATCCTCGGATATGTAAGTAATAGAGTTGGAAATATTCCATTCTTTGAAAAAAGGGGGTATATCACAAATAGAAATTTTTCTTTTCATTATTACATTAAAAATTGTGTTTGAACGATTAACAAGAACTATCTCTTTTTCAATTACAGCAGAATTTTTGTTATATAATAGGATATTATATGGTTGGCTATTTATACATTCCTGTACATACCATTCATTTCCTCTGTAATTAAATCCAAATTTGCCACCCTCAGGTGCAGGCCAGAGATTGCCACCTCCAAAATTATTAAATGGTCTATTAGGATTTTTAATATTCTCTAAGTCAATCCTGTGCAGAGACAATCCGTCCATAAAAGCAAATACCCGCCCTCCAATATTCGGCGCAATGCATAATATTGAATTGCCATCTTTGAATTCCAGAAGTGATTTACCTTTAATTTCTAAAAAATCTTCATATTTTATTCTTTTGGATAACATTATATCTTCCTATTTTGTTAAAATACTTTAAAGTGTTCCCATATATCACAATTTTAATTATATCTTGAGTCTTCTTTTCTAAATTAAAAGAGATTAGAACAATGATTTGTGAAAATATCTATTGGATAAGTCAAAAGAGAAAACCTTTTTCAAAATTTTCTTCAAGTTTCTTTTTATCTTCTTCTTTTTCCTTGTTTTCTGCAATATCTTTTTTTGTTTCTGTATTTTCTTTTTTCTCTATTTTAGGTAGTTTTTTGTTCTTTTCAATTCTTGGAACTTCATCAAAAAAGTAGTACTCTTTTATTTGATTCACCCATTTACAATATTCACAATTTTTTCCACCTGGCGGGATTTTAGGACTTTCAAGACATTCTATTGCTTCATTGATATATTTTATTACTTCATCTGGGTCTGTTTCAACTTTTTCTACCTTAAAGCCAAAAGAAATACCATTATGTATTTTACTTTCTTCTGGATAATAATAAACAAGGTAAGCAAAATTGCTAACCTTCTTATTATTCTGCCTTAAAAGTAAAGTATAAACACTCATTTGCAGTTGATATGCCTCATGAACTTTATCAGGTGCACTTGCCCTTGTTTTATGGTCAAGAGGAACAAAAGTTCCATCATTAAGAGCAATTGCTTCATCTAACTTACCAAAAATACAATATTTGTTATTTATATCATAATAATATGTCTTTTCAAGTATTGTAATTAATTTTCCTTCTATTTTATCTTCAAGAAAAGGGGGAAGTTGTCCAATGTTTCTATAAAATTCAAAATATTTTTTTATAATACTATCAAGCCCAATTGTTATTGAAGGCATTGGCCCTCTTGGTCTTTGAATTCCATAATGAATATGCAAATAGAAACACTTCGGACATTCTCTATAAATGTTTAATGTGCTTGGTGATAAATAAATTTTGTTTCCCATTTTTAATATTATAAACTAAAATTTAAAGTTTTAAAAGAAATCTTACCCTAAATTAAAAATTTGTGGTAAAATTAACAAAAATAATAAAGTAAAAAGGACTATTACAGGAGAAAAAAATATGTTAACTTCAATTATGGTTGTTGCAGGACTTGGCATAGTTTTTGCTTCATTTTTAACTTATTTTTATGTGAAATTTCAATCAGAAGAAAATCCCTTAGTTTCAAAAATTCAGCAATTACTGCCTGGAGCAAATTGTGGTGCTTGTGGTTTTGCTGGTTGTAATGGGCTTGCAGAAAAACTTATAGAAGGGAAAACAACCCCTGATAAATGTGTTCTTATAAGTTCTGAAAATTTAGAAAAAATTTGTTCATTACTTGGAATTGATAATATGGAGAAAAAAGAAAAAAAAGTTGCAAAATTATTTTGTTTTGGAGGAATAAATGCAAAAAAGAAATTTGAATACAGCACAATAAAAAGCTGTTCTGCTGTTAAATCACTTTTCACAACAAATTATGAATGTCAGTATGGATGTCTTGGCTATGGAGATTGTGTTGAAGTATGTCCTGTACAAGCAATAAATATTGGAGAAAATAATCTACCTGAAATAGACAATGATTTATGTACTGGATGTGGCAAGTGTGTGGAGGCATGTCCAAAAAATATTATTCGTGTTATCCCTTATGGAAAAAATGTTTATATTTCCTGTTCTTCTTATGATAAAGGACCAAAAGTTATAAGAGCTTGTAAAAGCGGTTGTATTGGATGTGGCAAATGTGTTAATATATGTCCAAAAGAAGCAATAAAAATTGAAAATAATCTTGCAATTATTGATTATGAAAAATGTGATAATTGTGAAAAATGTGTTAGCGAATGTCCAAGAAAAATAATTTTTGTCTCAAATAAAAAAGTTGAGATTGCTGTCTAAATGAGAAACATCAAACTGGTTTTTTC harbors:
- a CDS encoding DUF4198 domain-containing protein, which codes for MRKFIFLYVFLFCGICFAHFGMIIPDVDYVGNKNESTIGVKIMFAHPFDGQTITMERPEEFGVIVNGDKVSLINKLKETKVTGYNEKDGHTGYFLKYTLEKPGDYIFYFISKPYWESADDKYTIHYTKVIVNGFELQDTWYKEIGLKTEIVPLTCPYTIYKGNTFSGIVKVDGKVAPFTDVKVEYYNENGRAKIPNPLFETQIIKCDGNGVFSYSFPESGWWGFSAVNTDDKNEIPYRDKLKKVEIGADLWLRVHIFRK
- a CDS encoding sugar phosphate isomerase/epimerase, translating into MGEKIGVIHYNTGDKNLEEFLSWSNRNDIGYVELQRKDVWNEEIKTDMVGKLLNKYKIKISQISCGNDFLQKTDDEFQKQVKIVETMCDIVKELGFNHLRIDGGWPKEGVEEKNYKNLVMKGVAKVVEIAEKKGLYLALDNHGTVTNNYLLQLEIFENIKSKFLGANLDTMNYRWFGYPVEKLTEIYKAIAPYAIHTHLKDGTGSKENYVGKVLGEGEIPVIEAINILKENGYNGVWCIEYEGKDQNIGYEKCFEFLRNLFK
- a CDS encoding PD-(D/E)XK nuclease family protein, which translates into the protein MGNKIYLSPSTLNIYRECPKCFYLHIHYGIQRPRGPMPSITIGLDSIIKKYFEFYRNIGQLPPFLEDKIEGKLITILEKTYYYDINNKYCIFGKLDEAIALNDGTFVPLDHKTRASAPDKVHEAYQLQMSVYTLLLRQNNKKVSNFAYLVYYYPEESKIHNGISFGFKVEKVETDPDEVIKYINEAIECLESPKIPPGGKNCEYCKWVNQIKEYYFFDEVPRIEKNKKLPKIEKKENTETKKDIAENKEKEEDKKKLEENFEKGFLF
- a CDS encoding RnfABCDGE type electron transport complex subunit B, giving the protein MLTSIMVVAGLGIVFASFLTYFYVKFQSEENPLVSKIQQLLPGANCGACGFAGCNGLAEKLIEGKTTPDKCVLISSENLEKICSLLGIDNMEKKEKKVAKLFCFGGINAKKKFEYSTIKSCSAVKSLFTTNYECQYGCLGYGDCVEVCPVQAINIGENNLPEIDNDLCTGCGKCVEACPKNIIRVIPYGKNVYISCSSYDKGPKVIRACKSGCIGCGKCVNICPKEAIKIENNLAIIDYEKCDNCEKCVSECPRKIIFVSNKKVEIAV